One genomic segment of Arthrobacter sp. zg-Y1110 includes these proteins:
- the dnaA gene encoding chromosomal replication initiator protein DnaA, with protein MGTDEINDVGSSWRKVIRTLETDDRVTPRQRGFVVLAQAQGLIGTTLLVAVPNELTREVLQTQLKNILDEVLRGVFQADIQCAFVIDSDLTPVAEAEPEPEEQPAAPSPVPSGESGAPSPTPPSTSQEFGRLNPKYVFETFVIGSSNRFAHAAAVAVAEAPAKAYNPLFIYGDSGLGKTHLLHAIGHYARHLYTGIRVRYVNSEEFTNDFINSIRYDEGASFKQLYRNVDILLIDDIQFLANKDATQEEFFHTFNALHNHNKQVVITSDLPPKQLSGFEERMRSRFEWGLLTDVQPPELETRIAILRKKAIGDSLSAPDDVLEYIASKISTNIRELEGALIRVTAFASLNRQQVDVGLAEIVLKDLITDDGAQEITAASILGQTAAYFQISLEELCSKSRTRTLVTARQIAMYLCRELTDMSLPKIGQELGGRDHTTVIHADRKIRELMAERRAIYNQVTELTNRIKQQQREA; from the coding sequence GTGGGTACGGACGAAATCAACGATGTTGGCAGCTCTTGGCGCAAGGTCATTCGGACTTTGGAGACCGATGACCGGGTCACTCCCCGACAGCGTGGATTCGTGGTGCTTGCGCAGGCCCAGGGCCTGATCGGCACGACCCTTCTGGTGGCGGTGCCCAACGAACTGACCCGTGAAGTGCTGCAGACGCAGCTGAAGAACATCCTCGACGAAGTCCTGCGCGGCGTTTTCCAGGCCGATATCCAGTGTGCTTTCGTCATCGACTCCGACCTCACTCCCGTGGCGGAAGCCGAACCGGAGCCCGAAGAGCAGCCGGCGGCACCCAGCCCCGTACCCTCCGGCGAAAGCGGCGCGCCTTCCCCGACGCCGCCGAGCACCAGCCAGGAATTCGGCCGCCTCAACCCCAAGTACGTCTTCGAGACCTTCGTTATCGGTTCCTCCAACCGGTTTGCCCATGCAGCAGCCGTAGCGGTGGCTGAAGCGCCGGCGAAGGCCTACAACCCCTTGTTCATCTATGGGGACTCCGGGTTGGGCAAGACCCATCTCCTTCATGCCATCGGGCACTATGCACGTCACTTGTACACCGGGATCCGCGTCCGCTACGTGAATTCGGAGGAGTTCACGAACGACTTCATCAACTCCATCCGCTATGACGAAGGCGCCAGCTTCAAACAGCTGTACCGCAACGTGGACATCCTGCTGATTGATGACATTCAGTTCCTTGCCAACAAGGACGCCACCCAGGAAGAGTTCTTCCACACCTTCAATGCCCTCCACAACCACAACAAGCAGGTTGTGATCACCTCCGATCTGCCGCCCAAGCAGCTGTCCGGTTTCGAGGAACGGATGCGGTCCCGGTTTGAGTGGGGCCTGCTGACGGATGTGCAGCCGCCGGAACTCGAAACACGTATCGCCATCCTGCGGAAGAAGGCCATCGGCGACAGCCTGAGCGCTCCGGATGACGTCCTGGAGTACATCGCGTCCAAGATCTCCACCAACATCCGGGAGCTCGAAGGCGCACTTATCCGCGTAACCGCCTTCGCCAGCCTGAACCGGCAGCAGGTAGACGTGGGCCTGGCCGAAATCGTGCTCAAGGACCTGATTACCGACGACGGCGCCCAGGAAATCACTGCCGCATCCATCCTTGGACAGACGGCAGCCTATTTCCAGATCAGCCTTGAGGAACTCTGCAGCAAGTCCCGGACCCGAACGCTGGTCACCGCACGGCAGATCGCCATGTACCTGTGCCGCGAGCTGACCGATATGTCCCTGCCGAAGATCGGCCAGGAACTTGGCGGCCGCGACCACACCACGGTGATCCACGCGGACCGGAAAATCCGCGAACTGATGGCTGAACGCCGAGCCATCTACAACCAGGTCACCGAACTGACCAACAGGATCAAGCAGCAGCAGCGCGAGGCCTGA